The sequence TTTATTATTTTCATGACGAATCACATGTGTAATACCAATTGTTTTTGCAAGCGTGCTGGTATTATCACTACTGGCATCATCCACTAATACCACTTCATCTACAATATCAAAAGGAATTTCCTTGTATGTTTTTTCAAGTGTTTTCTCTGCGTTGTATGCAGGCAGCACTACTATTACTTTTTTATTTAAATACATGATGTGTATAAGCCGCAAATTTAGTTATTCAATACAAACTACTGCGTTGTAATTTTAAGCCGCATGCGAATTCTGTTACTCACAAAAAAATTACCATACCCTGCAAGAGATGGTGAAGCGATTGCCAGTAGCAATATTATTCGATTTATGGCAGAAGCCGGGCATCGGGTTGTGGTGATTAGTATTATCACAAAAAAGCATAATTTTTCTTTGAATGATGTGCCTGAAGAAATAAAAAGCAAGGTAGAATTTCATTTGGTAAATGCGGATACGGCTATTTATTTTAAAGATGCTGTGTTGAATTTGTTCAGTAAATTACCTTATCATATTTATAGATTTATAAATAAGGATATAACTACTCTGGCTGAAAAAGTAGTGCAGCAAAATGCATTTGATATTATTCAATTTGAAGGTTTATTCTTATTGCCTTTTGTTGAAACGATTAAAAAATATTCGAATGCAAAGTTGATTTATCGCAGTCATAATGTAGAGGGTGTTATCTGGAAACGGATGGCTATGAAAATTAAAAACCCAATTAAGTCTTGGTATCTTACATTGCAGGCACATCGCTTATTAAAATATGAATTGAAAATGATTCCGGCCACAAATGCAATCATTCCAATTTCAACTGCTGATGAACAATATTATAAAAAACATTTTCCAAACATGTTGGTTACTTGTATTCCTACAGGCATAGAGGAAAAGTTTGATAATACTGTAATGTGCAATTCAAGTTCAATTTATTTTTTAGGTGCATTGGATTGGTTCCCAAATCAACAAGGTTTATTGTGGTTTATAGATTCAGTTTGGCCGGATGTAAAAGCAAAAGTTCCTGAAGCAAGTTTACATATAGCCGGCAGAAATGCATCGACAACTTTAGCAAATAAAATTGCATCAGCATGTGATTATTATGGAGAAGTAGATGACACCAGAAAATTTATTTCAGATAAAAGTATTTGTATTGTACCTCTATTTGCCGGCAGTGGTTTAAAAATAAAAATTATCGAAGCTTTAGCCGCAGGCAAGGTGGTAGTTACTACTCCCATTGGTGCTGAGGGGATGCCATTATCTCTTGATAATTATTTATACATATCAAATTCTGATGAAGCGATGACGCAGCAATTAGTTGAAATTTTAAAAGAACCGCAAGCTGCAATGCGCAAAGCTTCAGAAGCAAAAATTATAGTAGAAGAAAATTTATTAAATGCAGTTCTTGGAAATCAATTAGTAGAAGTGTATAAAAAAGTATCACTTTGATTTGGTTAATGGTCATAGTATATATAAGTATATTCCTTTTGGTGTATAGCTATTTAATTTTCCCATGGACACTGCAAGTTTTAACAAAAAATAAATCATCAAAAAATATTGAGCCTTCAAGTATTGCAATCAAAAAAGTATCTGTTGTTTTAGCTGTGTATAATGAGGAGAAAGTGATTCGTGAAAAGATTGAGAGTTTTCTTTCCTTGAATTATCCGGCTGGAAATATAGAATTCATTATAGGGTCTGATGGATCTACAGATACAACTGAAATTATTATTGAAGAATATATAAATCAATATCCTCGCATTCAATTGGTGAAATTCGGAGGGCGTACAGGTAAGTCAGGAATTTTAAATCAACTTATTCCATTAGCAATCGGTGAGATACTAATTCTCACTGATGCAAATATTTATTTTGAAAAAGAAATGGTGATGAATCTTGTTAATGGATTTGATGATGCATCCATTGGATTGGTAGCGGCAAACATTCAAAATACAGGAATGGATAAAATTGGAATTTCATTGCAGGAGGAAAAATATATTCAAAGAGAAAATTTAATTAAGTATAGGGAAGGGGAATTATGGGGAACATTGATGGGAGCATTTGGTGCATGTTATGCAGTGAGGAAAAAATTAGTAAAAGCCATACCACCGAATCATTTGATGGAAGATTTTTATATTTCAATGAAAGTGCTAGAAGCAGGATATAAAAATATCATGAGTTTAAAAGCAATAGCCTTTGAAGATGTTTCTGAATCTGTTGCCGAGGAGTTCAAAAGAAAAGTGCGCATTTCGGCAGGTAATTTTCAAAACCTAACTCACTTTTATAAAATGCTATGGCCAGTGTATAAGCCAATTGGATTTTGTTTTCTATCACATAAAGTTTTAAGATGGTTAGGTCCATTCTGGATTATATTTATCATAGGTGGATCAGCCATACTATATTCTCAGAACTTATTTTTCATGATGCTGTTTTGGTTTTCAATGGCAAGTATTTTTTCACCTCTTATAGATTGGATATTAGCCAAATTGAATATTCATAACTTTGTAGTGCGGTTAATAAGCTATTTTTTTCTAATGAATTTTGCTCTTCTTATCGGCTTGGGAAAATACTTTAAGGGAATTAAAACCAGTGCTTGGCAACCAACACAAAGAAATATTAAAGATTAAACATGGAAGAATATAAATTAAATACCATTGAAGAAGCGATAGAGGATATCCGAAATGGTAAATTGGTAATTGTGGTAGATGACCAGAATAGAGAAAACGAAGGTGATTTTATAACCGCTGCACGAAATGTAACTCCAGAAATAATAAACTTTATGGCTACGCATGGCAGAGGTTTGATTTGCACTCCCCTTGTAGAAGACAGATGTGATGAACTTGGTTTGGACCTTATGGTGAATAATAATACAGCGCTGCATGAAACTCAATTTACAGTTTCAATAGACTTAATTGGTTATGGATGCACAACAGGTATTTCTGCAACAGATAGGTCGTTGACAATTCAGGCTCTTATAAATCCAAAAATTCAGGCAAGTGATTTTGCAAGGCCAGGACATATATTTCCATTGCGTGCAAAATTGGGAGGGGTTTTGCGGCGCACTGGTCATACAGAGGCATCTATAGATTTGGCAAGATTGGCTGGTTTTGAACCGGCGGGAGTGTTGGTTGAAATAATGAATGAGGATGGAAGTATGGCAAGGTTACCGGACTTAATGAAGGTTTCTGAAAAATTTAACTTAAAAATCATATCAATAAAGGACTTAGTTGAGTACAGAATGCGTCACGAAACCTTAATAAAAAAGGAGGCTGTGGTGAATCTTCCCACCAAGTTTGGCAACTTTAAATTACATGCTTTTTCCCAAACTACATCTGGAGAAATTCATTTGGCCTTGGTTAAAGGAACCTGGAATAAGGATGATGCAGTACTTGTAAGGGTGCATTCTTCTTGTGTAACCGGAGATATACTTGGATCCTTGAGGTGTGATTGTGGTGAACAATTACATTCCGCAATGGCAATGATTGAGAAAAATGGATCAGGTGTAATTGTTTATATGCAACAAGAGGGAAGAGGAATAGGACTTTTAAATAAACTCAAAGCTTATGAGTTGCAGGAACATGGAAGAGATACTGTTGAGGCTAATCTTGAATTAGGATTACCTATGGATCAAAGAGACTATGGAATAGGAGCACAAATACTCCGAAGTTTAGGAATTACTAAATTAGATTTGATTACAAATAATCCTAAGAAAAGAGTGGGACTTAAAGGTTATGGACTTGAAATAGTTGGAAATACTAAAATTGAAATGTTGCCAAACGAACACAATATGCACTATCTTGAAACCAAGCGAGATAAATTAGGCCATGATATTCTGAGATAAAGTAAAGTACAACTATAAAATAGAGTTGTACTTTATTAATTAAGCAACTAATTTGCTTTTATCAAACCCGCCAGACAATAAATTCATATTGAAGAGATTTGAAAGCAATACTATTTCGGTTTGAGAATTAGAATGCTCCAATTTAGCACTATCATCAATAATCATTATTTTTTGAGTAAGTGAGCATTTGCCATTGTCAAGTCTTACTGCAAGATTATCCAATTTATCAAAATGATCTTTTGTAATTGTATTCTCCAGGTTCAACTCAACCAGAATACGATAAATTGTTTTATCTTCTTCTTTTTGAAGAACATAATCAAATACTTTGGTTGCCCAGTTAAAACGGTTATAAAGTTTCCATCCGTCTTTCTCCGGATATAAGCTACGCAAAGTAGATTTAAATGGATTCAACATTTCCGACTGGTTTGTGTGTGTTGTCGATGTGAGTGCTTGTTGCATTGTAAAAATTTTTAAAAGTGTTCCAATTGATTAGCACTACAAAAGTCTCTCATTATATATAGGTGTACAAGGAAGGAAATACGAACCACTAACCCCAAACTTATAGTTAAAGGCATAGATTTACATCTCCAAATCAACGACTTAGAAAAAATAAAGCTTTCAAAACTAACAGCAGATGAGTATTAAAACACCCTGCTGTTTAGTTTTAATTAATGTTGGATTATTGGTTATTAGTCCAGTCCCAACCGGTGTCGGTTTTTGTAGTTGAATGATTGTTTGTGTCATTCGCATCTATTCCAGTTTGATTGTTAACGTTAGAACCACCAACGAGGCCAAGGGCCATTAGAATTGATAATAAGATTGCCATAGTAAAATTGTTTTAATGTTTACAAATTGTTTTAAAGTGTGACACGAAAGTATATGCAATATTTCAAACTGCCAAATTTATTTTCAATGATTTTTTATGTCACCTATAAAAATATTACGAAACTGTTTATTAAAAATCTTATAGCATATTTGAAAGGCTCTTTCAAGGTTAGAGTTAGATGGAAAAAATAATTCAATTAGTTAAAACATTAAATCCAAACGAGGTTAGGGCAATAAAGCGATTCTTTGCTTCTAGCAGTAGGACTCAAATCAATCATCGACAATTATTATTTAACAACATACTTAACGGTAAAGTAAATGATGAAAATACAGGAAGTAAAACCATAGGAAGAACGTCTGGAGACCCTGCTTTTATCATGTTAAAAAAGCGATTGAAAGATGATATACTGAAGGTACTCGTAACTGAAGAAGGGTCCAAAAAATTTAATTCAAAATATTTTGAAGCAAGATATAAATGTCGTTTGATGATTATTGAAGCTGATTTATTATTAAGCAGAGGAGTGTCTTTACTTGGAGAAGAAATTTTGAAAAAGAGCCTAGTACTTGCAGAGCAATATGAGCTCACAAATGAAGCACTTATTTTGTATGATTTATTACAAGCTCATTTTGGAATTAAAGCAGGTCCAGAAAAATATTTAGAATATTCAAATAAAAATAAAAATCATTTAGTTCTAAGTCAAAAGAAATTTGAAGCTCAAGATTATTTCCGACAATTGACAATGCCTCAAATATTTTCAACCAATAAAAATTATCTATATAAAGATCAATCTGCTTTGGCAAGTAAGGAATTGGAAAAGTTAGCAATTGAATCCAATTCTGATGAAATCCAATCATGGTATCTGAGGAGTAATATTTTTTATTTTCATACAATTGGGGATTATATAAGTGCAAGAGAATATGCTACAGATTTTTTAGATTTAGCAAATAGGAGTCCGGTATTAAATTCAAAGGATAATATTGGAGGTGCTTATATGCAATTATCAATAGTAAATTTATTAATAAGGAATTATAATGAGGCATTTAAATTTGCTGAAAATGCTACCAAATATTTTGTAAAACAAAGTATGAATCAGGTAAATGCGCTTAGTTTTTTATTTCTAGCAGCAATTTATGATAAGCAATTTGATAGTGCACTTACAATAGTAAAAAAAGTATCGGAATTTAAATCAATAACGCAATATAAATCTATTGAAGCAAAATGGAATTACTACAAAGCCAACCTACTTTTTGCTCAAGGTAAATATGATGATGCGCTTGCATTATTGCAACGGGAGAATGAATTGATTTCTGATAAGTCTGGTTGGAGACTTGGTTTTAAAATATTGGAGATGATGTGTATTATAGAACTGGGCTATTATGATTGGTTGGATTTCAGAATTGAAACGTTTAGAAAATTATTAAGTGATGTAAAAAATGAAAATGTAGCACGTCCAAAACTCATCCTTCAAATCATCAAAGGATTTATCAAGCACATGTATGATTTCAAGAATACGACAAACGATTTAAAAGAGCATTTTGATTTATTGGCTTCAAATGATGCTGAATATAAATGGGATCCGATAGGTTATGAAGTAATTCCTTTTCACGAATGGTGGTTTAATAAAATTTCTTCCAATAAAATTGTTGCATAAACTTTACTCTTTTTTCTTCCTTTCAAATAATTCACGGAACGAATCAAAGTCTTTTGAATATATTAAGCCAATGCCTGTTCTTGTATCATTTTTGGCGCTAATTAAATTATATTCAGAACGGCGGAAAGCTTTTACTCGAACTCTTCCATCGGCTGTAATTTTATATTCTACTTCAAAGTCACCGGCAAGTCCCGCTGATGAATTTGAGGCACTGGTGTTCTCATAACTATATACTCCACCGATAGTAACCACCAAAGCATTATCAAATAATTTTTGTTTTAATCCTAATTCCAATTCTGAAGTCTCATAGGAACTTAAATCACTTGAATTAGAAACTTTTCTATAACCCACATCTATTTCTGCATTTGGAAATATTTCAGATATCCAATCTGAAAAATAATTGGAAAGTTGGTTAGTAATAAAGTCAGTCATTGAGTTACTGATAGAGCCACCAATTGCTGTTGCTGCACCAAATTCTTTGGGTAAAAATTGATTTAACATAAGTAAACCGAAAACTTGTTTATTCAATTCATTCGGATCGGATTTTACTTCATTTAATCTAGTTTCAAATTCTGAAAGACCTCCTGATTTCTCATCAGGTACGTTTATATCAAATGTTATTTCAGGTGATTCAAGTGAGCCCTGTATCTTAATTAATACTTCTACTGTTACTGCTTTATTTGCCTCCTCAATTTGCTGCGATGTTAAAGGCATATCACTTATTAGATTATATTTTGTAACACGTTCTGCTGTATAAACCGCCACTAAATTCAGACTTGCCTTTAGTGGATCCCGGTCGAATAATATGGTGCCTCCTTCTCTTACTGTAAAGCTCTTTGTAGTTAAACCTTCAAAAGAAAAATCATAACTTCCTTCATTGATTTTTAACAATCCACTTATTTCCACTTTACCTTTAGAGTCTGCACTTACATTTAAGCTTCCGGTTCCACGACCACGAATAACATCTGTGCCGCCTGAATTCAACATTATACGAACCTCTGCATCTGGAGTAATTTCCAAACCCATATTAATTTTAACAAGTTGCTTTTCGCTAAATTCATTATCTGCAAGCGTGAATGATGTATCTTTTAAATTGACAAATTCAATAAAATCATTCTTTTTAATATTGCCAGATCCGTAAGCAGGGATATATACTGTCGAAAGTTTATCTTCATATCTTGCCGGTGTTGCTTGAATATCTACTTGCAAATTTTCTAATGGACCATTTATACTCATATCCACTTTACCAAGTGCATACCCCCAAAAATCTTTATTTTCTTTTGAGGTAGTTTCCATGATTAATATATATCCGGAATTGAAATTAAAATCTTGGAAATTCCAGTTGCTGAAATGGTCGTGTGTTATATTTCCTGATATATAACCCATGTTTTCATATTTATCAAAAATTTGATTTGGTGTTAAGTA is a genomic window of Bacteroidota bacterium containing:
- a CDS encoding glycosyltransferase — encoded protein: MRILLLTKKLPYPARDGEAIASSNIIRFMAEAGHRVVVISIITKKHNFSLNDVPEEIKSKVEFHLVNADTAIYFKDAVLNLFSKLPYHIYRFINKDITTLAEKVVQQNAFDIIQFEGLFLLPFVETIKKYSNAKLIYRSHNVEGVIWKRMAMKIKNPIKSWYLTLQAHRLLKYELKMIPATNAIIPISTADEQYYKKHFPNMLVTCIPTGIEEKFDNTVMCNSSSIYFLGALDWFPNQQGLLWFIDSVWPDVKAKVPEASLHIAGRNASTTLANKIASACDYYGEVDDTRKFISDKSICIVPLFAGSGLKIKIIEALAAGKVVVTTPIGAEGMPLSLDNYLYISNSDEAMTQQLVEILKEPQAAMRKASEAKIIVEENLLNAVLGNQLVEVYKKVSL
- a CDS encoding glycosyltransferase; the protein is MYSYLIFPWTLQVLTKNKSSKNIEPSSIAIKKVSVVLAVYNEEKVIREKIESFLSLNYPAGNIEFIIGSDGSTDTTEIIIEEYINQYPRIQLVKFGGRTGKSGILNQLIPLAIGEILILTDANIYFEKEMVMNLVNGFDDASIGLVAANIQNTGMDKIGISLQEEKYIQRENLIKYREGELWGTLMGAFGACYAVRKKLVKAIPPNHLMEDFYISMKVLEAGYKNIMSLKAIAFEDVSESVAEEFKRKVRISAGNFQNLTHFYKMLWPVYKPIGFCFLSHKVLRWLGPFWIIFIIGGSAILYSQNLFFMMLFWFSMASIFSPLIDWILAKLNIHNFVVRLISYFFLMNFALLIGLGKYFKGIKTSAWQPTQRNIKD
- a CDS encoding bifunctional 3,4-dihydroxy-2-butanone-4-phosphate synthase/GTP cyclohydrolase II; the protein is MEEYKLNTIEEAIEDIRNGKLVIVVDDQNRENEGDFITAARNVTPEIINFMATHGRGLICTPLVEDRCDELGLDLMVNNNTALHETQFTVSIDLIGYGCTTGISATDRSLTIQALINPKIQASDFARPGHIFPLRAKLGGVLRRTGHTEASIDLARLAGFEPAGVLVEIMNEDGSMARLPDLMKVSEKFNLKIISIKDLVEYRMRHETLIKKEAVVNLPTKFGNFKLHAFSQTTSGEIHLALVKGTWNKDDAVLVRVHSSCVTGDILGSLRCDCGEQLHSAMAMIEKNGSGVIVYMQQEGRGIGLLNKLKAYELQEHGRDTVEANLELGLPMDQRDYGIGAQILRSLGITKLDLITNNPKKRVGLKGYGLEIVGNTKIEMLPNEHNMHYLETKRDKLGHDILR